The Acidobacteriota bacterium DNA segment GCCGCCCGGATTCAAGCCAGCCTGCCGACCATTCGATTCGCGCTGTCCCGTGGGGCGAAAGTGTTGCTGGCCTCTCATCTGGGTCGGCCTCGGGGGCGGGCCGACCCGGGCCTGACCCTGAAGCCCGTGGCGGCCGCTCTGGAAGCTGCCATTGGGAGGCCGGTGAAAATGGCCGGAGATTGCGTCGGGGAAGCGGTGGAGAGGCAAAGCGCGGAACTGGGCCCGGGCCAGGTTCTACTGTTGGAGAACCTGCGCTTCCACCCGGAGGAGGAAGCCAATCGGGAATCCTTCTGCCGGGGGCTGGCGCGTCTATGCGACTGCTACGTCAACGACGCCTTCGGGGCCGCCCATCGAGCCCATGCCTCCACGGCCGGCATGGTTCGGTTCGTCGGCGGGGGAGCGGCCGGCCTTCTCATGGAACGGGAACTCTCCTATCTCGGCAAGGCCCTGGAACGTCCCGATCGGCCCTTTGTGGCCGTGCTGGGCGGAGCCAAGGTGTCCGACAAGATCGAGGTCATAGAGAACCTGATGCAACGGGTCGACGGGATGCTCGTGGGTGGGGGCATGGCCTACACTTTCCTGCGGGCCCGGGGGGTGGAGGTTGGGAGGTCGCTGGTGGAAGAGGACAAGATTTCGCTGGCAAGGGGTCTGCTGCGGAAAGCGGAGCAGGCCGGGATTCCCCTGGTCCTGCCCGTCGATCACGTCGTGACCGGCGAGTTGGAGCCCGACGCCCCGAGCCGGGTGATTCCCGTTGGGGAGACCGGGCTGGAGTGGATGGGGGTCGATATCGGTCCCCAAACCCGCTCCCATTTTCAGAAGGTCCTTTCTACAGCCGGAACCGTTCTCTGGAACGGGCCGGTCGGCGTATTCGAGATCGACCGCTTTGCCGGGGGCACCCTGTCCCTGGCCCAGGCCGCGGCGGCCAGCCCGGCGACCACGATCGTGGGCGGGGGCGATTCGATCGCCGCCGTCCGCCGGGCAGGGGTCGCCGACCGGATCACGCACATCTCGACAGGCGGCGGGGCGTCGCTGGAATTCTTGAGTGGTCGAAAACTGCCTGGCGTGGAGTCGTTGAGCGACAGACCCTGAACCACCGCCGGCTTCGGAGGAGCAGCCCCATGGAGTCCTCAAC contains these protein-coding regions:
- a CDS encoding phosphoglycerate kinase; protein product: MNKLSIRDLDLGGRRLFIRADFNVPLDEAGRVADAARIQASLPTIRFALSRGAKVLLASHLGRPRGRADPGLTLKPVAAALEAAIGRPVKMAGDCVGEAVERQSAELGPGQVLLLENLRFHPEEEANRESFCRGLARLCDCYVNDAFGAAHRAHASTAGMVRFVGGGAAGLLMERELSYLGKALERPDRPFVAVLGGAKVSDKIEVIENLMQRVDGMLVGGGMAYTFLRARGVEVGRSLVEEDKISLARGLLRKAEQAGIPLVLPVDHVVTGELEPDAPSRVIPVGETGLEWMGVDIGPQTRSHFQKVLSTAGTVLWNGPVGVFEIDRFAGGTLSLAQAAAASPATTIVGGGDSIAAVRRAGVADRITHISTGGGASLEFLSGRKLPGVESLSDRP